The genomic stretch gagtGAAGTGAAGGATGGTCTCAAGACGGCAAGGAGTTTATGGCGGCAAGCAGCGAAAGGCATTATTggcaaaaagtgagtgaaagtgagtgagtgaaaagaaaatacataaaatgtACCGCAGGAACTATATAAAGAGCGGAAATATTGAGCGCAATAAATGGCAGCAAACAATTAgagttttttttctgtgagtGAAGTGAAGGATGGTCATCAAGACGGCAAGGAGTTGAAGGCGGCAAGCAGCGAAAGGCGTTATTggcaaaaagtgagtgaaagtgagtgagaaaatatataaaatgtacCGCAGGAACTATATAAAGAGCGGAAATATTGAGCGCAATAAATGGCAGCAAACAATTAgagttttttttctgtgagtGAAGTGAAGGATGGTCATTAAGACGGCAAGGAGTTGAAGGCGGCAAGCAGCGAAAGGCGTTATTggcaaaaagtgagtgaaagtgagtgagaaaatatataaaatgtacCGCAGGAACTATATAAAGAGCGGAAATATTGAGCGCAATGGCAGCAAACAAttagagtttttttttctgtgagtGAAGTGAAGGATGGTCTCAAGACGGCAAGGAGTTCATGGCGGCAAGCAGTAGAAAGGCGATATTGGCAATATGTGTAATAATAATCCATCAAATCGTGCAATAAAATGCAAGCAGCGCAGTgaaaaatttttaataatcaataaaatcaaGCAATATAATGTAAGCAGTGCAAGGCGATTTGGGCAAAATATGCGATAATAaacaatcaaataaatcaataaaatgcAAGTGAAGGATGGTCATTGAGACGGCAAGGGGTATCAGGCGGCAAGCAGTGCAAGGCGATATGGGCAAAAAGTGACTACgagtgaaaataaaaacaatgtAAAGTACCGCAAAAACTATATAAAGAGCGACAAGCAGTATAACACAGTAAGCAGTGCAAGGCGATATAAGCCAAAATGAGTGGAACTGCGACTGCGAAAGACAATGAAAGAGCAAGATAAATAGCGGAAAGCAGTAAGAGGCCAGCAGTAGACGGCGACAAGCAGTGCATATGGATAAGAAGTAAGTGAAACAATAGTCCCCTCTGATTTGATAttcttaaagaaaaaaaacttgtttggtatttaattttctttgatttattGATTTGTTTCGTAGTGACTTAATTGAACATTAAAATATTGTTCATaattatacatacaatatatatatcgaatttatttattatattttatattcatttaaTCATATATTTTACAAGAATTTTACAACTTTAAGTTTTTGGACAATCTTTTCATTTCTTCgttaatttttcaattatttttattttgttttctttttgttttttccgcttggttttttttcgttttttgtttgttttttaatgtaataaataatattaaaattacaCATAAGCATATAATTACATCCGCAAAAGGACGCGACACACAGAAGGACGAGCGATATTGCTGCATTTTGTCGATCATAATTTTAtcggtttgtttgtttcagATATCAATTATCGGTATATCGATAGACTCCTTAGACTCCTAAAATTGTAAACACATTTGTATGTAACTATAGTACATTAGATCACTAGCTTTTCGTTTCACGAATGAGTCAATCCATACGTACACACAAAACATATAGACATAGagttatatatatgtatattcatatgCGACTCAAGAGAAATGATTATTTACTTGACTGAATGCCGACTTCGGCCCATCCCCGGATCcacccgatcccgatcccgaacCCGATCGCGATCCcaatcccgatcccgatccatCCTCGCGCTCTGACAACTACGGATGCGACGAGCCCATTCTCGGTCCGTATAACGAATACGGGGCAAAGTACTGGGCCAATGCTGGGTGTGGGGGCAGACCCGGCATGCCGGGCGGGGCCAACGATGGCGGCAGCATCGAGGGCTTTCCGTACGGATGATAGCGTGCCGCCGACAACGGACTCAGCGGCGGTGTCGGATATGTGCGCTGGAACAACGGATGATTGGGTGGTATGCCACCGGCGGCCGCCGCACTCAGCACCGCATCGGGCACCGAGGCCGTGTGCGTGCGCAGATGCTGGAACAGGTCGTCAGAGGTGCCGAACCGCTTGCCACAGTAGGCGGCATCGCTGCCAATCCACGAGCACACGTACGGCATCTGCGAGGCGGCGGCCAGGGCTGCCAACTGGGCGTGATATGACtgggctgccgctgcggccgccgctgcagccgcACTCGAGGAACCACTCGATCCCTGTTGTCCGCCCGATTTACTGCTACCCGATCCACCGCCCGACACCTCACACTGCGGACAGCCGGCCGGACAGGGCTGGCCGGCCGCCTTGTTGATATAATGCGGACTGGCCGGGCAGCCGGTGCAGTAGGGATCCCGGCATACGTTCGGTGTGGCCGCCATCATTGACTGATCCGACAGACCCTTGAGGCGGGCATAGTTCAGATATGGATTCATTGCCGACGCCTTGAACATGGCATGATGGGGCGCCATCAGGGAGCTGGCTGTCATCAGGTCCATGGGATAAGGACTGCCATAGCCTGGAAGGGAAAGAAAACAATGTTTGAATGAATGGGGAATAGGAGTGGAAaagtctctctctttttttttaaccattttctttatattttctattattttaaAGGAATTTAGAGTACAAATATGGGTTCTGTATAAATAGACAAAgattaaatggaatttctgCAGCACGGAATCATTTTTAATCTCTAATCTATCAATATCTGACTATTTCATAAGATTATTGAAAGGTTTTACGCTATTCCAGATATTTAATGGAAGAATTTCCTATGATTGTAGATTTATTTGTGTAAAATTCTTCTCCGGCCCTCCAGAGAGATCTAAAATATAGTTCTATTACCATTTAGCAGCACCAAATTTACATTTGCGGTTAATAGTCTTTGAAATGTATGTTGCCTTTCGCTTCTGGGAAATTTGTAGAGCAAACAATGGCCTGAATTTGCCCAAAATGTCCCCTAATGAAATGAGAATTATGTCCTTTGATTATTCCATGCCATAGCAAAGCCTTTAAGGATCTGTGTCTAAGCTACCAGGACCTGCTTTTCCCCCATTCCTTTTGATGTTCGTTGCATGGATAATTTTCCATATTTCCCTTTAAGGCTGTTTCCTAATTTCGCATTTCCCCCATTTCCACGTGGCTTTGCTGCAGGCCAAATTGCAGAATTCACTGATGCAACTTTGGCCACCCCCGCCCCTCGCCCACTGGCCCCCCATCCTTGTGGTAGTGCTGCGGAATATGGTCTCCTGCCTCGTAATTCCTCGTTGCTTTTGCGTTGCGTTGCACTCACCTGGAGGATAATAggatgcagctgcagctgctgctgccgaggCCTGTCCTTGCTGGTTGGCTGCGTGCAGAGCCTTCACATAGTTGGCTTCCTTGGCGGCGGCCATGGCCGCCTCCTGGAGGCGATTGGAGCTGGCCTGCGCCTGGGCCGCCTGGGCGGCTGCTGCATGGGCATGGGCTGCTGCACTGGGGCTGTGCATGGTTGCTGCCGACTCTTTGGAATTGCTGCGTCCGGAGGGTAGTCCGGGACTGCCATTCTGTTGGCCAGGGGCTGcacccccaccaccgcccCCTGATGATGAGGTGGGGGTGCGTCTTAGGGAGTCTCGTGCCCCGCCAGCTGTGGGCGATTCTCTGTGTGAGCTGGCACTTTGGTTCGAATCGCATCTCTGGCCGTTTGCCGTCGTTTTGGGCGTCTTtacccgctgctgctgctgctggtgctggtgctggccattgccgctgttgttgttgctattggtGAGATTTGTGGCGCCGCAATCGGTGGCAATGGTCGTGGCATTGGCGGTGGTGGTATGGTTATTGTTGGGCTCGTAGGGCTTGAAGGTGCTCGGGGTCTTACTGCTGTGAGCCGGcggcagctgttgctgttccacAGAACCGGTGCTGACGCTGGATGAATGACTGCTAACCGGCGAGGATTTATCGCGTGCGTTGTTATCCCCCAGAccgaagctgctgctgccactgccactgccactgccactgccattgccgccaccccctcctcccttgggctgctgttgctttgtgGCCTTTTCAATATTGGCCGCCAGCAGCTTGGGATTTGTGGTGTCCGCTCCAATGGCGCTGCATGTTTGCGCCAATAGCGCCAATGGACTGCTTTTGTTGTCCAGCTGTAACGAAacacagagagggggagataTGTGTGCATAAGTAAAGGTAGATATATATTGTTTGTAGTGTTTCTGTATCTTCGATATCGTGCGTTTTGCATCGCAGATAACATCTTTTCTTTGTTCTGCAAACACTTCTTTCTGCCCCACGAGTAAACGATTGGTTTTTTGCCTGCTCTTGTGGCACGTTGTGTGTCGCCGCACATCCCCACAGATTGTAATCTTTCACAACAAATTCCCCACTCCATTcgccattccccattccccattcccattcgggTATTTGACCCTCTTTAACCACATAAATAAGGTTCTGTTCTGGCGtaaccataaatatttataatcctAACGTAGACAAAATAAAAGGAATTATGAGGCCATTAAAATTCGACGGAAGAagatataaaaaatacattaatATAACGATGCCAATGTGGTGctaaaagccacaaaaaacaaccaaagaaATAGACCCTTGGGTGGGTCCCTGAGGGGTGTACAAAAAGCCAAGATATCGGGGAATGTAAATTGGGTATTATGTTTTAATTCAGAAATTCCATATAGATTGGTATCTAATAAATTGTGTAGAAAAATATCTTTAAAGATAAAGAGTTTCACCAATGTGTCTGTTCGCTTAGGGGCAATTTTGTGCACTGAATCATCCCCAAAGTGTCTTAAAGCCACAGGGGTATTATAGGATATTATTTTAGgtattttcttttgatttatgaGGGAATATTGCTCAAATGCATGCTATTTTTAAAGACTTTCCACACTCTAAggagggtttttttttcttctaaaAATAATgcttattaatatttaatcaGGCCATTTTTTAATGAGCCCCCAATGAATTCCTAATGAGCCCATAAATATATTACTCATAGAATAAACAAATGACACCACAGGGGAGAGACCTTATATGGGGGACAGTGGCGTAGTAGAAAAGGGGGTTTCAAATTATAGAAATGAGGAAGGCGTAAGTTTTCAGTTAACTGCTGTTTTAAGAACTTTTCCATAtggatttaaaaaaaaaaattattttgttaaaaaaaaaataaattttgtataatttattttatatttttataagcGTGACTTTAaagaattattttttaaaattttatagACGAAAAATGGTCTAAATTTTGTTGTGTTAAATACCTAGAAAgcatttatttgtgtttaaaATTCTTAAATATTCTTGTATTAAATTTCCAGAGatgatttttatattattcTTCAATTAAGTTTAAGAAAATATTCTTTTAAATTGGGCATTGAATAAAAATTCATAGATCaatcaatattttttatttccgAGTAATTCTTCTCCACAAATATTTCCCTCTGTTCACCCCTTTGACAATCCTTTGCCTACACCGTCTCTGTGCCTAAATTGTTTGATTGCTTTACGCTTATGGCTAATCAATCGAGGGCctcgtattcgtattattGGGACACTTGTCAGGCAATCTATTCGTGCTATATGACTGCAATCGCGCATCAGGCGGACGAGACGCGAAAAGCTATAAGATTGAAAATTACCGATTGAGTAGTGCTATAAAGAGGGATCGGATGAGTGCCGACAAAGCCGGTGGACTGGAattgcagtcgcagtcggtACTGTCGTCGCAGTCAGTCGTGAGTCGTAAGTGTGTacataaatgaaatgaatattACCCACTCAAAGTTTCAGCCATAAATACGAAACACGGTTTTTGCAATAAAATCCATTTCGCCGCATGCCATAAATTATGGCACAACACCACCAGAGGGCGAGTGTGGAGAGAggggaggaagaggaggaggagtcgtGGAATGGTATccaaaagaagaaggaagcggaaggaaaagggaaaaacccaaaaactgAGGCAAGAGTTGAACGTTCGTTCCATAACTCATccgtgcacacacacaaacatggAGTATAATGACGTATACGCCTTATATGTATGTCCGCTGGTGTGGCAGTATGTGTGTCTGGCTGGTTGGCGTAATTACGCTTGTGCCCCAACTGGCGCAAGTCATAAACTACAAAATATTGAAGCTTTTATAACACTCAATGGGCTGTCATAAATTATTATGATACTACTATTGTAATGGCAACAATTTCTTATCGGTACTTAAGAGTACTTTTTGGGATGCCCTATTATCTGGTCGAGAGTGTGTACACTCCCTGAGAAAAGAGGTAGCAAAAGGGCACTAAAGTTTTAAGGAATCTGAGCTCTTGGGAATAGGTTATGATTCGTGGAAGGCGGGGAATTCGAAGCTCTTTGGGGAGTGTTCCATTCCATGATAAAACATTGCAGCGCAAATTTAGGtccatttttgtttaaaaaattttaaaaaataatctAATAAAGCCCCGCTTATAAAAATTAGCCCAtattatagaaaattgattcatttatgggataaaattatttttcttttgaaaatcGCTATAGAAAAGCTTTTGAAACAGCTGTAAACTGAAAAGTTACAGCTGTGCCAACACTGTGTATTATTCTGCGCTAGCAATGTGTACACACTGATACATACTGTATGACAGTTACCAAAGTATTTGTCAGGGTTGTCATAACCTTAAAAAAGTGCCATAGGATATATAAAACTTCAGAATTTTAAGTATTTGCCGGAAGTATTTGTTCTCTTTCTTaagaaaatgttaaaaaaaagtattatttcctataaaaataccaattaAAAAAAGAGCATTGATTTCTCTTGTGAATTGTATTCGGAGGAAGATCCTGTATACCTTGGGGAATTCCTCTACATGCCAAAAGAATCTCAAACTATTTACTCAACTGCaactgtgcaaatatttacccTCTGTCCACCACATTTATAGTGTATTCCATTAGTCAGGCCCCCAATTGACACTGCGACgtttttgcttatttatttgatttgcatttgtgtTCACAGAAAAaccccgccccaccccactccaTCCCACCACCAATCACCCACTCCTCGATGATCAACACTTTATTAATTATTGGCACACAAACTGtgagccccagctccagctctagAGCTCCATCGCCGTGCCGTCACATTCTGTCTCGTTTTTAGCACAATTAGTCATAATTTATTTCCATGTTGATAAGGTTTCCGTATTGATTTTCGGTATTACGCATATTCGTGTCGCACATAgcagtgtttttgtttgtgattttagtttataataaatattgtgCGGTGTGCGTGGTGTCTATAGATACAATGAGCCCCATATGGGTCTGTGTTTAATTTATGATTGGACAATGGCCGCCCATAAAGTGTACGTACGAGTATGAATATATATCGTACGTATAGTTTATATATGAGGTTGgctctgggcctgggtctgggtctggggggTTCCATATAATAATTGAGGCCATACAAATCAACTTTAGTTTTATGTTTATAATGTGCTTTTAAAAAtgctatttatttttgtattcttttttttcttttctttttattgaaCTTGCTAAAACGTTGTAATCCGAAAAAAAGTGCACTTTTAACACTCAATTAGCActcgcaaaaaaaaagtctACACTCTGTGTAGCCTGTAGTCTGTACAAATTATGAATATTgtgttaattaaaatgttaCACCTGGTGGGAACAAAAAATGTGTGGCCTAACAAGGtgaacaaacaacaacaaaaaagtacaGGTAGCCATGGGTCGAATGCATTTTAGTTATGCCTTTTGCACAATCAAGTCACAGTCGCTTGTTAAATGcatataatttaattagaCACTTCAGACTAAATAGCCACAGAGTCGTCGCAGTCAGAGTCGGAGCTGTCATGATTTACTTACATTTTATTAACGccattttttattattattatttttaatgctaattttcatttaaaaggTGTGCACAAAGGCTTTTCAGGGTAAATGTTGAGAGAGGTCTGCTTTGGTGGACAGGTTTCATTGGCTCAGACGATGAAAACAGCTGAAATCGAGGCACACGTATGGTGACACTGCAATACCCCGAAACTTGGGTTCCTTCGAGGCTTTTGTGTATCTATTTTTGGGAGGAGGGCTATGGTATAGGTAGAAGTACTGCTAAGTCACTCTGTGGTTCAGGTTTCATTGGCTCAGACGAAGAAATCAGCTGAAATCGAGGCACACGTATGGCGACACCCGGCACTTGGGTTCTTTCGCTGCTTTTGTGTATCTATTTTTGGGAGGAGGGGTATGATATAGGTAGAAGTGCTGCTAAGCCACTCtgtgtgtgaaagagagaTGGTATATGcctataatttgtataatgtGGGGCTTTAGCTTAGTGTATAGGCTTGTGGCCTGACCTTAGGGGTCACATAAATGTATAGCATTATTTTTTAGATGTACAACTATTGAACCTATCATTATCGGAATTTTGAGGCATGTTTGTTGGGGTAGGCACATACCAGGATAATTATTGTGCAATGAGAAATCGTTATAAATATCACAATCTTATAAATGTGAGATTTATAATAaagtattatttattaataatgtttaAATCGTAATAGAGTACACAGTGTATGGTTCGGAGTCTGTTCTCCCAActtttgttcaactttctcGCTTCTGCTTTCAACAACCGACTGTCTTAAATATCGTTTTAGTCTGGTTATATCGGTTAGGTCTTAACGATGGTAACTTAAGTTTAAATGATAATTTATACCCTGTGCTTTCCACAAAATATCGATAGATCCCATAAAAACCCAAACACTCAGCATTATAGAGCAAATATGTGTGCCCATCATTCGGATATTTCGCTGTTTAAGCAATTACCACTGTAGTTTTCAAAGTAGTTCCCAGCCACAACAAccattcatcatcatcatcatcatcgccatcgtcatGTGCTGTGGAGTggattggagtggagtggagtgcgtGTTATTTGCTTAACATTTTACACAACTGTCACAAGTAAATGCTTGAAGCATTATACAAATTAACAAGAAAAAGCTAAATGTGTCAAATTATTTGATACAAGTGCGCGTACGAGACTCACTCGACAATAAACTTATGACACATCGACATACTTTAGCCATCAACAACAACGATAGATACACTTGAAACAATACAGCACAGAGAGGGGCTCCTCTTACGggcatataaaaataaaaaataaagtaaattataaacaaataaaagccgGCACGCGAAGCTCCAACACACACTCGAGGGgcggttgggggggggggaggcccTTGAAAAATCAAACGACAAACAAAATGTTGAAACTTTTTTGTATGACAATGACAGGCTCccctcctctcccctccccaccccagCCGAGAGTTCAAACCAAGCCAAGATCAATTGTTTGACtcttgaaaataaatttgaaacTTTTTGATGGCTTTCGCGCACTTTTGATGGGCTTTGAAGTAGCGCCGAAATGGGGATTTCTACATCAAAAGCGGGGTAAGGGAACCCATACAAAATATAGGTATTAAGTATCCCAATCCAAATCATTCGATCCAActttaatatttcattttattttgactTAAACCGCAATAAAACTGTATCGTTAATAGAATTTAGCATCTTTTTCTCGCCTTCCTACGggtataatatatttattttattttttttgtgaaaatgcaattttcaaaGATTCTAGCGGCTCAGGAAAtttccttttgccttttcCTTCGTGCAAGGCACACATATAGAAAATAGCTGCTATAAATATGAATTACAGGATAAGCATAAAAAGCGGAAATTGTGTGCCGCCGACGTCGTCCTCGACAACGTTTTGCATAAGCCAACGGAAGGGGGGAGCGCGGATTGTGGGACCCCAAGCAAGGCTCCATGGCTCCATGGccacattttctttttttttttaagacgCCTTTGCAGTTTTGTTGGGAATTATAAAATAAGCgataaaaattgtataaaactTTATGCAgactttgtattttttttttcttctctcactctctttgctGTCTGATATCTCCCCCCAAGTCTTTCACTGGAAATATGGGCTCTGTCCTCGCTATAAATACGATATTATGCATCATTTTCCCCTGTTAACACCTCtttgtgtgtatatttttaagGTGACAATAAATAttaccgcacacacacagagagagaaatttacataaatggTCATAAAAATATTAAGAGCCTTTTTGTGGGTCTTTGGACCCTAGTTGAATTAAATGATTCATATCGGAGATACGGATACTCAAGTATTCAGAAATTCTTTGTGCCATAGTTGCTGGGGCCTTTGTCTGGCATCTAAAAATAGTGAGGAGCAAATGGGGAAGTGCTTGCAGAAGATTAGGAAATTCTTGGACAGAAAGATAACCTTTGCAGAGAATGCTACgattttatacaaatttacTTAGGAATGGGGATCACTATAATATAGGAAAactttattttcttatttttttaaaaatttttttgcttttatttaaaaaatttttttttataattttttttatttaaattttttgtatttaaatttttttttttgtagccaTACatcacaatttttaattttttttatttataatttggattttattttgtatttttgattataaaataataatgatattGTTTGTTGTTACTGTTAGAGCAACTTATACAACCGTAACAAGAAAGCTGACgatgattaaaaaaaaaagatttaaaaaaaagtcaagaaataatttttgtagttttttttgccctaaaaaaatgttaaagaAGTTCCATAAGTATTTAAATCTTTTCAGAAATATGATTTCAAATTTTTCTTTGAAATCTGTagcttttttttaaattttattcaCTATTAGAAATCAGGTTTGCTTAATGCATAATTTAAACAATAATatgtataattaaaaataaaacaatcaatcgtaaaaaaaaattaaaaatattaacagTGGCTTTACAATTTAATGGTtaagtttattattattttttttttaacaattttttttattggagATGGGGACGTTTGGTGGAGACGTACAGGGTACAGAAATTCTCTAGCTGCTTCGTTTGGACGATTTAATAGCCAATCATTTTATCGACTGCTATGGTGGTTAATTTGACCCCCGAATTTCAGGGATGTGGAGATCTCTACCAAGGATTATGGTCGGAACAGACCACTGGGCACTAGTCATTGCCCTTAGAGCCTTCGTTTGCATGACTCCTCTTTTGTAGAAATCTTTTGTAAATCTCTACCTTTAGTATTCTTTTCTTGCTGGCTTACAAAAGGCCTACAGAGCCATCCTTATCTtattctttaaaaatatatcctctttttgtacattttatttaattacaaattttTGCAATCAATAATAtgatatattatatatatatacctttCCCTTTGCCAGAATATGATATGCCACAAGTAAAATGCcattaaaataattacatTTCTGGGTTTTCCTTTTAGCCAAAAATATGATATGTatattaaaacaattaaattttctgtCAAACCCGAAAAACCATTTGACGAGTGCTACTGTGAGCAGAGCCTAAAAATAACCACCGTAATTACATTGAGCAAGCCGAAagacaggccaggccaggccaggccaggccaaaaggcacaaatatgtattttggttgggttttgggaggggggggggagcgcCCCCCCTTGAAGAGCAATGAGCACAAACCAACcgcaaaatgcaattcaaTATGCCTGTTGGTTTATTTTCAGCcgatggcatggcatggcatggcaataagagagagagaaacacaaAACGCTGTCACATTAACTGTCAACTGCTGCAAAGCACTGACACTTGTCATATTGACAAGTGACAGCGTCATTTGACTGTCAGaaagaacagagagagagacagagagagggtgagagagagatagggaggGGGGACGTATAGCAAATAAAACTGAGACTCGACGAGGCCATCTCTAGCACTCgactgtggctgtagctgtgcTTTGCTGCATGGCATGTGGCAATGCCAGGGCATAGAGTTGCCACTTAATTTgacacaaacacaaagacagagaaggcaacacacacacagagcgagaGTTGAAGTGCACTTGGCGTTAGACAATGTTGCAATTTTAGACGTTGCATGAGTCCCCAACTGTCAGACATATCATTGCAATTGTCACAGTTGTTTGTTGGCTGCACAGTTGTTGCACAGTTGCACAGTTGTTGCTTGCagcttgctgcctgctgcctgctgccgttGCACTTTGAGTGACACATTAATGCCATTTTCATGTGTCactctttctttcatttgatgccagtgccagtgccagtgccccccatcgcccccgcccctgcctctgcccggGTCGTGTCTTGTTTCTCTGTTAGATTTCATGTCAGACTTTTGTCAACATTACGTGTCTATTTAGTTGTCAGTTTTACAGGCAGAcactcgtattcgtactcgtatttctttttttttaccccGCAACTATTTTTTTTACCCGTATTGTGTATGCAAACATTTGTTTTTGGTCACCGCATTCCAGGCAGGCTCTTTACTTatctccctttttttttgttttttgcttctctcttttttgcaaattactcggttgttgttttttttcgtatttgcCTGGAAAATTCTTGTGCGCTTTTGGCTGGGGGAAAACAGTAATGTTTTGCGTTAATTAGGGGACTCTAGATACGGGAGTCCCTTGAGTGCTGGAACCCCCAAGATTGATGGGGATCTGGCGTCAATCTCTAGGAGGTTCAATGATCTATAGACAGGCAGGTAAATATTGACCTCTATCCTCAATGATTGCCTCTCGATAAATTTAAAAAGGCCTTCCATCAATGTCTGTAAAGACACCcatgcgtatacgcaatataaTTAACCTTGTGACCTTGCCCAGGCATCTttctccctcttcctctcttccTCTGTTAAGATTCCACTTCCCGAATGCTGACTTCTGTCATTGCGATTGATGTCAACGCCAATTGGCGGATTCCATTATGCGGCCCATCACTCAGTCTTGAGGCAgcggaaaataaataaaataaatttctgtttgcttttacTCAAAGACGAAGCAACCGTCAAGGTTGTGCTCTAGAGATTAGCGCAGCTGTCTTTCGGGGAGATgctgtgtttattttttaattcacGCGCCATTTGCCATTCGCGATTCGTTCACTCGTGTCTATAATTTTTGTCGGACAACGTGTTTATCAATCATACGCAACGTGAGCCTGTCAGAGTGCCGCGTTTCGGCTGGAATGCCGCAGTGTGTGGGCGCTACAttttggggggaggggcaccGCAAGTCTTTATATATGAACAGCTGCGCCATGAATAAATAGCTCATTGTTGTTTActgaaaaaatatacatatttgattACTTTTGTCAATTTTTGTCGGCGGGAAACTTTCAAAATGATCTGCTACTTTTTGGCTTGTATTAATGGGGAATACAGCTTTGGAGGG from Drosophila pseudoobscura strain MV-25-SWS-2005 chromosome 4, UCI_Dpse_MV25, whole genome shotgun sequence encodes the following:
- the elB gene encoding zinc finger protein Elbow; its protein translation is MLQSSNHHYLRPDYMTAATAPTALDNKSSPLALLAQTCSAIGADTTNPKLLAANIEKATKQQQPKGGGGGGNGSGSGSGSGSSSFGLGDNNARDKSSPVSSHSSSVSTGSVEQQQLPPAHSSKTPSTFKPYEPNNNHTTTANATTIATDCGATNLTNSNNNSGNGQHQHQQQQQRVKTPKTTANGQRCDSNQSASSHRESPTAGGARDSLRRTPTSSSGGGGGGAAPGQQNGSPGLPSGRSNSKESAATMHSPSAAAHAHAAAAQAAQAQASSNRLQEAAMAAAKEANYVKALHAANQQGQASAAAAAAASYYPPGYGSPYPMDLMTASSLMAPHHAMFKASAMNPYLNYARLKGLSDQSMMAATPNVCRDPYCTGCPASPHYINKAAGQPCPAGCPQCEVSGGGSGSSKSGGQQGSSGSSSAAAAAAAAAAQSYHAQLAALAAASQMPYVCSWIGSDAAYCGKRFGTSDDLFQHLRTHTASVPDAVLSAAAAGGIPPNHPLFQRTYPTPPLSPLSAARYHPYGKPSMLPPSLAPPGMPGLPPHPALAQYFAPYSLYGPRMGSSHP